AACGATCGGCTGGCCGCTCTGCTGGCCTGCTCCTTTTTCGGAGCCAATGCCGTACTCGGCCCCACCTGGGGCAACTTCACGGATCTCTGCCAGTTGCCCCTGGCCTTTTTTCTGCTGATCTGGGGATTGCGCCGACGGAGCTGGTGGCTGGTGGCGCTCTGCACCCTGCTGATTCCGTTGATCCGGGAGGACACCGGCGTGCTGCTGGTGGGGGTGAGTCTGTGGATGCTGCTGCGACGACGCAGGGAAGAGTGGCCTTTGGCGCTCCTGATTGGTGGGGTGGGGGTCAGCTGGGTCCTGATCGTCACCAATGTGTTGATGCCTCTGTTCAGCGAAGACAATTCACGCCGGTTCATGGTGGAGAACTTCGGCCACTTTCTCGGTGATCAGGATCGCGCCAGCAGCCTGGAGGTGGCGGGAAGGATCCTTTCAACGCCCATGGCGCTGATCATGGAACTGTTCAGCGAACCTGGGCACACGCTTCGCTACCTGCTCGCCCAGAGTCTGCCGCTGCTGTTCATTCCCTTGATCTCCCTGGACAGCTGGCTGCTGATGGGGTTGCCATTTCTAGGGTTGCTGCTGGCGGACGGGAAGCCACCACCACTGGCCATCAATGTGCGCTACGCGCTGCTGGTGGTCCCGGGCTTGTTTGCAGGGGCCGTGCTCTGGTGGGAGCACCATCAGGACACCTTCCGTCGACCCAAGTTTCGTGCCGTTTGGATCGGGGCAATCGGGCTGTCGATCCTGCTGACGATCAGCAGCAACCCCAATCGCAGCCTCTCGTTCGTCATTCCCGACAGCGTGCAGCCCTGGATTTACTCCAACCCAGCCCAGCTCTGGGCCCATGGCCAGGCCGCCCGGCGCGTTCTCCAGCAGA
The window above is part of the Synechococcus sp. MW101C3 genome. Proteins encoded here:
- a CDS encoding DUF2079 domain-containing protein, whose protein sequence is MTLAPERRSWSRAVLTAAVLFAVVGLALQAWRLQVLAASYDQGIFLQVLWNSLRGHPFESTLSSQLSASVVHDGQLPSLGYHRLGQHFTPVLLLWAPLVGLLGAAALPLVQVGLMTAAGLALHRFALEILGSNNDRLAALLACSFFGANAVLGPTWGNFTDLCQLPLAFFLLIWGLRRRSWWLVALCTLLIPLIREDTGVLLVGVSLWMLLRRRREEWPLALLIGGVGVSWVLIVTNVLMPLFSEDNSRRFMVENFGHFLGDQDRASSLEVAGRILSTPMALIMELFSEPGHTLRYLLAQSLPLLFIPLISLDSWLLMGLPFLGLLLADGKPPPLAINVRYALLVVPGLFAGAVLWWEHHQDTFRRPKFRAVWIGAIGLSILLTISSNPNRSLSFVIPDSVQPWIYSNPAQLWAHGQAARRVLQQIPPTATVSATTPLVPLLAEREVLVRFPRSWRYLDRQGKPQEVDWIAADLEMLNRNLRVSDGDRKELVRILEMIPDLSPGYGVVDVDGGIVLMARGAVDHADAQERLARLVGSLKLERESKK